ATAAAGGCAACTAATGAAAAATCAAATACCGGAGCATCTTTTGAAGGAAATTTCAGCTCAATTATAGATGGCCCTGATGGAGAGACTACAAACTTTCAAAATCCAGCCACTGCTGATGATTTTGCTACGGGTGAGAAAGGTGGTGTGATAAACCTCAATTTTGGGGGTATTATGGAAGGGGAGTCAAAAAAAACACAAGCAGAATTTTTAGGCGATTTTGCAGTTGAAGAAGTTGTTCATGCCGCTCAATACGATGACTTGAATCGAAGCAACGAAACCAACCCATTACCAGGTACTGCCAACACTGAGTTTGAAGCTAAAGCGATTGTTGGTCAAATTAAGTCTGAAAGTAAGAAGTCATTATACACTTCAACGGCAGATAAGTCTGCAAATGCATTTGGGGTAAATGCATTTAGGACAGGTAGTACCGCCGGTTATGGTGCTGCGCTGAAGACGTGGCATACAAATCCAAGTCTTTCACCAGCGTATCAGATTCGTAGAAGAACTAATGCTGATCCAAGCTTATTAATAAGGTTAACTAACTCAATAAGAAAATGAGACCACTTTTTATTTCACTATTAATAATTTTCTGCTGTTCGAAATGTAAGTCGGGATATGATTATGGGGTCGTTTCAGCAAATGATAAAGTGTATAAAAGTTTAAAAAAGGCTCTTAGAGATAAATCGGACGTTACTATTTTAGATTTATCTGATCAAGAGCTTACAGAGTTTCCTAATGAAATATTTGAATTCAAAGGTTTAAAGGTTTTGAATCTAAACTATAATAATATTCACGTTATACCCGATCGAATAGGTGAACTTGATAACCTTGAAGTATTATTTATCATGAAGAATAAAATAGAACATTTGCCAAATGAACTAACTACATTACGGAATCTTCGAAATATTAATCTGATGAAAAATCAGTTATCGAATTTGCCATCAAGTATGACTGACTTAACCCGCTTGGAACGTTTGCTTTTAGCCTATAATAATCTATCAGAGAGCGATGTAAAGATGCTGCGCAGAAAACTCCCTAGTTGCTATATTGTAGTTGATGTTGTTTTATGAAATAAGACGATGAATTTAAGGATCTTTTTAACAGGTTTAATATTAGTGACACTAAGCTGCAAAAGTCAGCGCATAATTTACCCAAAAGCATATTCAAACTATAAAGTTTTCACTTCCTTAAAAAAAGCTTTAAAGAATAAAGATGATGTTGAAATTCTTCACTTGACGAAGAAAGACCTGAAGGTTTTTCCTTCTGAAATATTACAGTTTAAGAATCTGAAGGTTTTAAATCTCACAGATAACCATATTAAAGAAATACCTAGTGAAATTGGAAAACTAAAGGAGTTGGAATGGTTGCAAATGATGAAAAATGAACTAAAAGGCCTTCCTCCAGAAATTGTTCAATTAAAAAAGCTGAAAAGAATCAATGTAGCTTTTAATTACATGTACGATGAAGATGTTGAGTTTATAAAACAGGAATTACCGGATTGTTTAATCATTACACAATTTACAGATTGATACTGAAACAGATTGAAATAAGAAGCCTTGCAGCTTCAAAGCTTGGCTTTTTTTATTGAGCAAAGATAATAGATAAACTATATTCTTATCTTTAAACTACCTTCAAACGAGAAGGAAGGGACTTGTTGAAATCTAGGCTTTACCGGCAGGGGCATTAGGAAAATCCGTTGTGTTTTTTGAGGTGCACTAGGAGAAAAAAGTTGTTGCTGAAAAAAATGCGATAATTACTATCCCTTCGGGCTGCAATTTAACTCCTACAAAAGGATAACAGGAAAGGAAAACAAGTTCCTTTTTAATCAGGGTACTGGCGATAAGAAATTCAATACCGAAAGAATCACCGACCTTGACCTTAGTCTGGATATGACTAAGTATAGAACTTATGACTATACTACTGGTAGGTTCATGCAAGTTGACCCATTAGCAGATTCATTAGTAAGTTTATCTCCATATAACTATAGCTACAATAACCCTATTAATTATAATGATCCTTTCGGGGATACGCCTTGTTGTATGCCTCAAGCAAGAAAGACCAGACTATTTGGTAACAGGTATACAATGGCGACCGCTCCTGAGCCTTTAAAAGAACCAATCAGTGCTATAGGTTGGTTAGCTGGCATGGCGTTAGAAGGAGCATGGTCACTCATGCAAGACCAAGAATTAAACGCTATACCTTTTGAGCCTAGCCCTATAGCAGCAGCCAAAGGAGTAGGTTATCTGGATGATGCAATTAAGGCCATTAAGGGGCTGGATAATTTAGACGATGTCGGTAAAATTGATGAAATAGTATCCAGTGTCGCTAAAAACCATGAGCTGTTTCAATGTGTACAATGCTCTGATGATATAGTGAAAACCAATGGTACATATAAAGCAGTGCTCCTAAACGGTAAAGTTTATGACAATATTAATCCAAGTGGGATAAGCTATAATGATTGGGTTAAAGACTTGCATTCGCCAACAGGTTATGTAATAACAGAAACTACGTTTTGATATGAATTCAATTTTTAGTCTTATAAAGCTCATTGAGAAAAGACCAGCTATGTACTTAGGCAGAAACTCTATTTCCTGTCTCAAATCGTTTCTTGATGGATGGTATCTAAGGGATCCAGATAATGTAATTGATGCGGATATTATGAACGATTTTCAAAGCTGGGTTGAAAAAAAGTATGATGTATCAGGGAATCAATCTTGGTGTGATATTATACTTTTTTATTCCCAAGATGAAGGAACAGCTTTAACTAATTTTTTTAGGCATTTTGATCAGTGGGCAAAGGAGAGTGAATACTCTAACCCCAGTAGTACGGGAGTTGCTTCCATGTTAAACTGAAATAAATGAGCCTTGCAATGCGAGGCTTTTTTATGAGTAAGCTGCTCTGGTTCTGGCATCCCTTAACAATGCTTCAAGGGTAAATAATATGCGCTCTTTTTCCTCGGTAGGGAGCTTCTGAATAGTAATAAGCTGGTTCAAAATATTTTGATCGATGAGCAGGTCAGTTTTGCCCACCAGATAATCCACGGACACCTCAAACACATCAGCCATTTTAGTAGCCACATCAATGGTTGGCTTAGCCTCTCCACGCTCATACCGTCCAATAACATTAGGGTGTACACCTATCTTTTTAGCCGATGCATCTTGTGAAAGTTTATTTTGCTTCCTCAGCTCTGTTAACCTCTTATCTAAACTCATAATGTGTGAAATCCTATAGATATGTACTGTAAATGCTAATATAACAACCTTTTTGTGTGGAAAAAAACTCATAACGTTTTGAAAGAAACACTGAAAGTTATATTTGTACACCAAAGTGTATGAGAAAAGAAAAATTATGAGCAAACTTGATCCCACCAATCCCGACCACATCACTTATGAGCACCCACCTTTAGACATAGCAGTATTAGGTGGCATCCGCCTTGAAGGGCTGGACAGAATGCGGTAACCCTCAAAATACAGGCAGAACACCTTAGCTTACGGCATAACCTAGACCTGTATAACGACAACCAGACCGAAAAGCTAATCAGGAAAATAGCAGAACGATTGGAGATCGGCACCAGCTCCCCTCTGGTCCATGCGTATAAAACAATGAAACTGGTGCAACAACCACATCCACTTGTGCCTTTCATTGTTTTACGAAAAAGCTTTCGAACTGGCTCTGGTCGTAGCTTATGTACAGCTTTATTGCAAAGAATTGAAAAATATTAGAGAAACATGGAAGTTTGCTCTGGTGATGCTGATTAAAGGTGCAGGAGAAGTACATATTAATGACGATGTGAAAATTGAAATCATTAATAACAACAGCGGCCACTATCAGCCAAATAGAGAGAGTTGATAAATCAGGCTACCCTGATGGAATCAAAGTGGAAATAAAAGTAAAGAATTAAAATGAAACAACTTTTAGATAATCTTGACACAGGATTTGAACAACCGTCAGTTGATAAAGAGGTACTGGAGAAAATTAAACTGAATACAAATGATAAAGCTTATTTCGATTTTTTAGCTAAAAAAATGGAGGCTATTTTTACATGGGTTCGCTTCATTTGTATGGTGCTGTAAATGAACCTTCTTTTCACAATATTCTTTACGTTAATAGAATTATGAATCATGAGTTTGGGAGCATGGTTAAAAACATGTTTTTCTTTGGTGAAGAGGTTTTTGGGAATCAGTATGCATTTACAAATGACAGTGTGATTTTATTTAATATAGAAACAGGAGAGAAAGGGAAACTAGCGGGAGATTTTGCACAGTGGCTTAATGTTCTACAGGCTGATTTAGAATATTTGACAGGGCGTGGTTTTATTCAGGATTGGAATAATATAGGTGAGAGTATAGAGTACGGACAAAGACTGCACCCAAAATTACCTTTTGTAGCAGGAGGAGAGTGCAATGTTCATAACTTTTACAAACAGTATTTTCCAACATACCTGTCATCAAATGCGAATATTGCAAAGCAAGTTTATAATTTACCAGAAGGGACACCAATTAAGATAAAAATAGATAAAAAATGACAGAAGATGAAAGCCTTGCTGGAATGCGAGGCTTTTTATTGGTATTTATCAAAATCATTAATCATAACCCTAAGCAAGTTTTGTTGATCGGTTTCTAATCCGCTATTGCTTAGTCCTGGATCTTCACGCCTTGCTCCAAATAAGAGGTGAGTTTTCTTATAAAGGTCTTGGTGTCCCTATTATCTTGATTGTTACACAGGTACTGCATAAAGTCAGCGAATGCATTAATTGCTTCAGGGGAAGCATAAAGAAGTTTTTTATGAATAGAAGTATGTAGCTGGCTTCCAGCAGAATCAGTTAAAAGACTCTACAAAGATAGAAATACGTTAAATGATGACACTGCCACTTAGTACTTACATTCATCGCATTTTTTATGCCCTTCATCTCAAAAATTCAGTGATATCTCTACAGGCAGAGTACCTTAGATGTCCCCATTGCTGAATTCAATAATTAGAAACCAATCAACTTATGAAAAAGTTAATAAGAATTTTTACGCTTGTTGTGGGGGTAGTATGCTGTTTCGCAATAGGCTTACTAACGAGCTGTGGAGATGATGATGATGTCTCTGAAGCATCTTCCGTAACCATATCGGGTTTTTCTCCAACCAGCGGAGCAGTTGGTACCGTTGTGACCATTACGGGAACCAACTTCAGTTCTACTGCTTCTGATAATACAGTTTCATTTAATGGAACTGCTGCCCAGGTAGATGCAGCTGCTTCTACACAACTTACAGTAGCGGTGCCTGCCGGTGCTACCACGGGTACGATTACCGTAACGGTAAATGGAGAGGCGGCAACCTCTGACGATGATTTTACTGTAACCACCGAGTCTTCAACAGCATGTGATGATGCTACTACAGCGGGTGAAAAAGTAGTGTGTTTAGCTAATAATTTCATTGCATCACTTTCTTCTACACAAGCCAGCACAGTACAGTTGGATTTCACGGCAGCCAATGCTGCGAAGTGGTCTAATCTGCCGGGTGGTGTAAGCATAAGAAATGGACTGGAATTTAGTGAGCTTAGCGCTGCGCAACTGGTGCTGGCTAAAGCGGTGATAGAGGCTGCTTCCGGTTCGGAAGATAACCAGGGATACGATGAGTTTCTGGCCGTTAATGCAGCAGATGACTACCTTGGTGATCAAGGTGGAGGAGGTACCTACTCATCAGGAGAGTACATTATAGCTTTCCTGGGTACGCCAAGCACTTCAGGTACCTGGATGCTGCAGTTTGGCGGGCACCATTATGCTCAAAACATCACTTTTGAAGATGGTGTGATTGTCGGACCAAGCCCTTCTCACCAGGGGGTGGAACCACTGGAATGGACTGCTGACGGAACCAGCTATGCACCGCTCAATGATGAACAGGAAGTAATGGCAGCCATGCTTGCAGGCTTGTCAACCAGTGAATTAAGCTCTGCCAAAATCAGTGGTACATACAGTGATGTAGTATTAGGCCCTGGTAGCGACGGTGAATTTCCAGAAACTAAAGTAGGCCTTGCAGTAAGTGGACTGACCACTGCACAAAAGGCATTGGTTCTGGATGCAATTGAAGCCTGGGTAGGTGATATTGAAGACGAGGCTGCCGAAGCCATGATGGCTATCTACGAATCTGAGCTGGACGAAACTTACATCGGCTACTCAGGCAATGCCTCACTGACCAACCATGCTGATTATGTCAGAATTGACGGACCCAGTGTTTGGATCGAGTTCATTTGTCAAAACGGAGTGGTGTTGTCAGGAATACATTACCACACTATATACAGAGACCATACCCGTGATTATGGTGGTAATTTTTAATTAAGAACTGCCGGATCTTGAAGAACATCTTTTACAGGATAGCCCTATTAGGGATTTTGCTGATAGAGACACTGTCAGCAAAATCCCATCCTATGCCCAACTCCATGGTATTACTCCGCGTTGGGGAGTCGGATATTCAGGCGATGCTGCAATTACCTGTTGCTGAGCTGCAACTGGCCGTTCCTTACGACCTTACTATAGATTCTGAACGGCTGCTGTCAGAACTGGGGCCGTCTCTGCAAAATTACATACTGGATCATGTTTCCCTTCAATCGCCAGATGGGCAATTATGGCGTGTTACCATCACTGATTTGAAGATAGACGGTGAATCCGGCTCGGCTCAGGCAGCATACAGAGAGTTGGTTGCCCATCTTTCTTTAACACCTCCCGCCAATTCGGATGTACGGCAGTTCTCTCTTCGTTACGATATAATAGTCCATCAGCTGGTGACACACAAGGTATTGGTAAGTATAGATGAGGATTGGAGGAACGGGATTAATTCTACCAAACAGCAGGAATTAGGAGTGATTAAAACAAATGTGCGCACCAATACCGTACCTACGCTTGAAGTTAACCTTGATCAGGGTAGCAGGTGGAATGGGTTCAAATCAATGTTTGCCTATGGAATGCAGCATATCCGCGAGGGGCTGGATCATATTTTATTTCTTCTCACACTTCTGCTCATAGCCCCATTGCTCATAACTAATGGTAGGTGGTCTGACTTTCAAGGGCTTCGGTATACGCTGTTCCGGTTTTTGAAAATTAGCCTGGCTTTTACCATTGGCCACTCAGTTACACTGCTGATTGGCAGCTTCAACCTGCTGAGTTTTAAAGTTCAATACATAGAAGTACTGGTAGCATTCTCAATTCTGATCTCTGCTATTCATTGTATGCGACCATTGTTTTCAAAGAAGGAAACATGGATAGCTGCAGGTTTTGGGTTAATTCATGGACTGGCATTCTCCTTATCCATTGCAGATATGGCGCTAGGCTGGGAGTCAAAGTTGATCAGTATACTGGGGTTTAATCTGGGGATAGAATCCATGCAACTGATCATCATGCTATTGTTCTTTCCTGTATTACTATTAAGCCGATGGAGGTTCTACCGCGGTATAAGAGTCATGTTTGCCGT
This region of Fulvivirga ulvae genomic DNA includes:
- a CDS encoding leucine-rich repeat domain-containing protein; translation: MRPLFISLLIIFCCSKCKSGYDYGVVSANDKVYKSLKKALRDKSDVTILDLSDQELTEFPNEIFEFKGLKVLNLNYNNIHVIPDRIGELDNLEVLFIMKNKIEHLPNELTTLRNLRNINLMKNQLSNLPSSMTDLTRLERLLLAYNNLSESDVKMLRRKLPSCYIVVDVVL
- a CDS encoding leucine-rich repeat domain-containing protein: MNLRIFLTGLILVTLSCKSQRIIYPKAYSNYKVFTSLKKALKNKDDVEILHLTKKDLKVFPSEILQFKNLKVLNLTDNHIKEIPSEIGKLKELEWLQMMKNELKGLPPEIVQLKKLKRINVAFNYMYDEDVEFIKQELPDCLIITQFTD
- a CDS encoding RHS repeat-associated core domain-containing protein; protein product: MTGKENKFLFNQGTGDKKFNTERITDLDLSLDMTKYRTYDYTTGRFMQVDPLADSLVSLSPYNYSYNNPINYNDPFGDTPCCMPQARKTRLFGNRYTMATAPEPLKEPISAIGWLAGMALEGAWSLMQDQELNAIPFEPSPIAAAKGVGYLDDAIKAIKGLDNLDDVGKIDEIVSSVAKNHELFQCVQCSDDIVKTNGTYKAVLLNGKVYDNINPSGISYNDWVKDLHSPTGYVITETTF
- a CDS encoding helix-turn-helix domain-containing protein, producing MSLDKRLTELRKQNKLSQDASAKKIGVHPNVIGRYERGEAKPTIDVATKMADVFEVSVDYLVGKTDLLIDQNILNQLITIQKLPTEEKERILFTLEALLRDARTRAAYS
- a CDS encoding DUF3500 domain-containing protein, with amino-acid sequence MKKLIRIFTLVVGVVCCFAIGLLTSCGDDDDVSEASSVTISGFSPTSGAVGTVVTITGTNFSSTASDNTVSFNGTAAQVDAAASTQLTVAVPAGATTGTITVTVNGEAATSDDDFTVTTESSTACDDATTAGEKVVCLANNFIASLSSTQASTVQLDFTAANAAKWSNLPGGVSIRNGLEFSELSAAQLVLAKAVIEAASGSEDNQGYDEFLAVNAADDYLGDQGGGGTYSSGEYIIAFLGTPSTSGTWMLQFGGHHYAQNITFEDGVIVGPSPSHQGVEPLEWTADGTSYAPLNDEQEVMAAMLAGLSTSELSSAKISGTYSDVVLGPGSDGEFPETKVGLAVSGLTTAQKALVLDAIEAWVGDIEDEAAEAMMAIYESELDETYIGYSGNASLTNHADYVRIDGPSVWIEFICQNGVVLSGIHYHTIYRDHTRDYGGNF
- a CDS encoding HupE/UreJ family protein, whose amino-acid sequence is MKNIFYRIALLGILLIETLSAKSHPMPNSMVLLRVGESDIQAMLQLPVAELQLAVPYDLTIDSERLLSELGPSLQNYILDHVSLQSPDGQLWRVTITDLKIDGESGSAQAAYRELVAHLSLTPPANSDVRQFSLRYDIIVHQLVTHKVLVSIDEDWRNGINSTKQQELGVIKTNVRTNTVPTLEVNLDQGSRWNGFKSMFAYGMQHIREGLDHILFLLTLLLIAPLLITNGRWSDFQGLRYTLFRFLKISLAFTIGHSVTLLIGSFNLLSFKVQYIEVLVAFSILISAIHCMRPLFSKKETWIAAGFGLIHGLAFSLSIADMALGWESKLISILGFNLGIESMQLIIMLLFFPVLLLSRWRFYRGIRVMFAVLTIIISLAWITERISNQENFITSYVNVFFS